AGAatccaaagaaagtagaaatattgATAATCTTTAAATGTGTCAACGGGGGCAAAATTGGGTTTAGTTTGGACCCCTACTGGACAAAGCATTCAGTATGTGTGTCCCTGACCAGCAATTTACAAAGGGCTGTCAAAGAGCTCAAAGACCATGGAAGGCCAGACCAGGTAACCTGGAGGGGAGTGTCCTCAAGACAGAGCACTGTGTCAGTGGAAAGGTTCGCGTTCTTGTTTGTACTAGACTGTTGAGGGCCAGGAGAAAGAGTTCCCTCGTAAAGAGGGTCCAGTGCAGTCAACAGGGAGACCAGGTTTCTGTCATGGATGTTTCCAGGCCAGTCCTGAGCAGGGCACAGTGACACCAGCGACACCAGTGACATCATAATGTCGGAGGTGTCATATAAGCAGCTCCCTGACCAGTGAGGGGCACACTTGGTAGTAGGAGTCGGCGCCGACATCCTGCCACCCTCGGGCCAGCGGGACGGTCAGGCTGGGCCGATCGGGTTCCAACCCAGCACGCGGCATGTCTGGGAGGCGCCGCCGCCGGCACCGTCGCAGACGGAGGAGGCACGCGGTGTCCCGCTCCAGGAGAGCCGAGCTGCAATTCCCGGTCAGCCGCGTGGAGCGTCTCCTGCGAGAGGGTCGCTACGCCCCGCGCCTGAGCGCGTCCACCCCGGTCTTCCTGACCGCCGTTCTCGAGTACCTGACGGCCAACATCCTGGAGCTGGCGGGCAAGGAGGCTCTGGACAGCCACAAGATGCGCATCACCCCGGAGCACGTGCAGCGAGCCCTGGGCAGCAACCAGCACCTCAGGGGTCTCCTCGAGAACAGCACCTCCCCTCGGGTGGATGGGATGCCCCAAGTTCGGAAGTGGTGATGCCCGCGCCCCCTCGTCCGGACCCCGAGGCCGCCCACAGATGAGGGAGGCCTGGCCTTGTGTCTGCACGTGACATTAAAGGAGTTAACTCCAGGGCCGTGCCTCTGACCGGTGTCTGTTTCTGTCATTCGGAGGTAGCCGGAGGTGTCTGTCAGACATCCGGGAGGAGACCTCCCACGGGAGGTGGAGGGTGGACGGGGCGGTCAGTGTGGGATGCTGGACGCGGGCATTTCGGGGAGCGGTTTCGCTGGGGACAGTGCGGGAAGCGGCCCTGAGGGAGTAGCGGGTCAGGGGGAAGAGACTTCCTCACTGGCGCTGAGCCAGTCCAGGCTTGTGAGGCCAGGaggctggcggggtgggggtggctctCCCAGGCATGTTGAATGCCCagaaggagggtgggggctgAAGACCACGACTGAGGTGCCACAGGCCTTATTCCCGACCGGAGACCATGTGGAAGTCAGGAGGTGatggcagtgggggtgggtggagagggtgGCATAGCAGCCGACACACACTTAACGGGCCAGGGCTTCGCGTGAAGATTGAGGAGCGACGGGGAAACCATGAAGAGGTACACGTAGAAGGAACTATGCTCAGGTTGATTTGATGGCCTCATACCCCGCCTCCTTCCAAAAAAGGGCTCGAGGTAGGGATTATTAGCTAGTGCTGCGGTACTCTGTGGAGTATATCCTTCTGCCCTCTCTCGCGGACACTGGTCACCCGTATAGTACTATGAAAGGTAGCATCTGGCCTAAGACATGCGATCCTAGacgttctttttaaaaaccatttgttGATGTTTCtctatttggagagagagcgtacagggaaggggctgaacgagagggagagggagaatcccaagggaGCTCCCTACCaccggcgcagagcccgatgcggggctcgatcccaggaactgtgagatcatgacctgagccaaaaccaacaggcAGACCcttgactgagcctcccaggtgtcccaatcCTATGAAGTTCTTCATGGTTATTGTTAAtagatttatttagaaatatactcCATTATAAACTCCTGTAGTAATCTCATTCTCCGTGAAACACCTAACCCGTCTACGATCATATACTTGATGGAGCAACATAGAGCTATCAGTGGCTGAATACGTGTTTGGAGAGGTACAAGTGTGTTCCGTGTAAGTTCTGTCCCAAGTGCTGGACTCGGGAGGACATACAGTTCTTACAAAGACTCTTGTGGTGTTTTGGGTTAAAAAGAGTTGTCACGTCAAGTGTTCTGGCAGTCTTTCCCCTTCCTGTGACTGtcaacatttaatattttctccgGTTCATCATGTGctcaagcccccctcccccccccccctgcagccCCCTGGACTGTCACAGAGGGCTGGTCAGAGGTTGCCTAGGCAGCGTGGACAAAGGGATCAGAGGAGCTGGGTTGGCCATCCCAGTTCACCACTTTGTGGCCATGTGATGTGGGACACTCCTCTGTTGCCTCTGAAAAGCACTTTCCcgtgtgaaatggggataataagggTTCCCCCATCTTTGGATTTTTGCAAAGATTGAGTCATTGCGTGCCTGTCAACTGGCGCATAGCGCAGCGCCCCGCACAGGGTGCGCCCTGAGTGCGTAGCTGCACGTCTCTCCCTTTCTGTAGACCACATGCTTAGGCGTGcttccccaggtgcccctggcctggaTCTCACGCGATGGCCGGGGGCCTGGGCCACTGGCTGTGAGACCGCAGCCTGCTGAAccttggggagagacagagtgccacgCAGAGGAAGCAGCCAGAGGTACACCCAGGAACCAGACAGCCCTCAGCCTggtttcctctctgctcccctctgcctggggactcaccctctctctgcttcctgccaCCATTTGTGTAGGCAGCAAGACCCAGCTGGCTTTTAGCTAATTCACAGAAGTATCCTGAGAATAATTGTGTGGAGGTTGTATTTAGAGCTTGTTACAACATGCACTTGTAAAACTCCAAGAACCCTTTCTTCACACTTACTTCCCCTTCAACCGAATATTTACAGAAACACTGTCAGCATGTCTACCCCACgaaattctttttcaaatttctttactctttattttcataattcagTGATGGTGATGTGGGAGGGGCTCATGGAGCTACCATCCCAGGCATCTTTGGCCTCTTTAAGCAGCTTTGTATCTCTTCCAGCCTCCTCTCCGTCTGCTTGGCCAGGTACTTCCTGGCCCTCAAGTGGTAGGTGGTCCCGGTAGGCCTTGACCACCTGCGTGACCTCCTGCTGCTCCTTGGTAGGTTGTTATAGAGAGCCACGAAACCATCCTAGCCTTAGCCAAGACCAGTTCTTCCTGCCAACTGCAGGTGAAGATTCAGTAGGTTCTGGTCTCCAGGAAATGTAGTTTACGTGAGGGCACGTCAGCTTCCATGGCTATGAAATGAGGAGGGTGGAcgacattattttaaatgtctcctTGGAGCATATGTACAATTACCACTCTAAGAGCTTTTCCTGAGGAAGGTTCTTACAGTACGTGGGGCTACTTTTGGATCCATTTCATATTTGGGGGCACTTTGGCCCCAAGATGGTAATCCCCTCTCCTCACCTCACAGAAGGCGAGCTTGTCTCTCCTACCTGATGTTGaggctctctcctctcctgtgtcCCGAGAAATGGGCCTTGAGACAGACAGCGTTTCATGTTCTCCTCTGGGAACAAGAAGATGAACTCCTCAGTACTGTCTTTTGAATGTTCAGTGTGTCTCTTGAATCTAGGGAAGTGCCATCAGCAACTCGTTTTCTTTGGGAAATGCTGATAGGTTAAGATAAAATGATTGATTTCATACTTTGATTTTATCTTTGTACTTGGCAAAGTAGGTCTTGTCCACCGTATCTTATGTTGAGCCGTGTCACAAACACTTCTGCTTCTCAGTTATCTTGTTCTGAAAATTCTGACTCTGTCCACTGACGTGGTATTAAAGTTGATCATGTGGTGACATCAGAAGCCTGTACCCAAGAGCCTCTTCTTGGAAATACCTGTCCTTTTTCTTGGGAGTTCTCTGACAGAACTCCTTTGTTGAAAACAGGCCCTCTGTCCTGTAGCTGGTTGTATGGTCTTGTGGGAACCATCAGAATTGAACAAAAAACAATCTGGAGGAGACAGACATGTATAATGGTTGGTTAATTTATTACTGATAATTTTTCATACGTAAAAACTTCTGTGGGAGGgcataaaaataatgcaaatgaagGTGAAATTACTTTTTGCCCCTGTGGTATGCAAAAGAAGGTAATAAAGCCAATTCaaaaaaaatgagtcttttgaTTAAGACTATTTTAGAAGAAGTCTGGAGCAGGTTCTGAAcatgtgtattttaataaaagcTCTAGGGATAAGTTTTATGTATAACTTCATTTTGAAAGCACTGACCTAGAAGATACTTGTTGCAAGTTAAAATAGTAAGATTgcaatcaaacatttaaaattaactgAAGTTGCACTGACAATATTGTAGTGTTGTTGCCTTAATATCATCAGGTGAAGTACCACCAGGATTCCACGAAATGGAAACAGTGgacaggggtgcccaggtggctcagttggttaagcatctgactgttggttttggctcaggtcatgatctaatggtttgtgagttcaagacctgcactgggctctgtgctggcagagtggaacctgcttgggattctctccctctccctctgcccctgccccactcatgcttgctcgctctctcaatctcgaaataaataaataaacttaaaaaaaaaacaatggccaGTGAGAATAGTGACAAATCTCTAGGAACATCTTATATATGAcacaatttctaaaatatttatgttagtAATATTATCCCTATTCACATTTACCCTAGAGAACATTGACCACCTCTTTTGAGAATTTGTTCCCATGCAACTCTTAAACAGTAGTATATCAAATAAATCTCATAATTCTACTACTTCTCTTTTTGCAAGGTGACAGAATCTTTGTGACTTTCAGGGCCTTCTGGGAAATCTCAGAGTTTTAATTGCaagatatattttgaattattgtttcatttttcatttagtattaattttgggaaagcaaaaagtaaaattacCAGGACACTTAAGCACTTAGGATTATggaggggcacttgagtggctcagtctgttaagcagcagactctcgatttcagctctggtcatgatctcatggttcgtgagatcaagccccacatcaggctccacactgacacttgctctctctcaaaataaatgcataaacttaaaaaaaattttttttaaaggataggaTTATGGTAGCTTCCAAACATGAATGGTTGTAGCTTGGCTACCTGTTACTTAAAGTGGCAATGTAATAAACAACCATCCAAAAGTTATGtaacttctgtttattttaaagagaatcaGGGTCATGATGAAGtcagaacaaactgaaaaaagttatttttttgaaatacaaaatggCAGATTATGAAGAAGGTAGCTCAGAGAaactgattttgaacttctgacttccagaaatgtaatcaaataaatgtatgtgttttgAAAGCCATGAAGCTTTTGGTAATTATTTGGAGCAGTCATAGGAAACTCATATGGCTAAGGTGTGACCTTTTATAGTCTTTTAGTAAGACCAGACCCATGCTCTTACAAAACTTGGTCTTTCTTACTTGAAAGCAAATCAAATCCTCAGATTGAGTTAATATGCACCATAATATTTGATACTAAAGTAACCACAATCTCTTTTTGAAAATCCTATAAATAAACTTATGAAAATTGAGTCCAATTTGGAAAAATTTAGTACAAATTTGTGTcccttttcaaattctatttttgtgaCCCTTCTACAGCTTTCTGTACATGCtcacttttatatttcattgttcTCATTCCTGTTCCACAACAAAAAGTCATTTTACTTTAGAACAGCAATACCTTATGGGCTATAATGTatccaaaataaaacagactgAGATAGTAGatcaaaaaaattagagaaacagATTCAGCATCATTGTATTTGTGCTTTGGATTCACCTAGatcatcaagaaaagaaagacacactTGGGATTAAACTCTGCCTCAGGTGCACTTCTCTTACATTGAAATCTACCTAGCTCTGGTAGGTTAATGTATTGGGAATTTCTATTTGACCTCTCGGATGATTAGAAGATAATTGTCAGAACAAGATAAAACCATGATGTTCATACAGATATGAAACTAACATGTTTAAAGGTTTTCCTTAACCCATGAGAGAACCATTAGATGTTACAACTATGCCTTAGGAGTAAAGGCCATGCCCTAAAGTAAAACATCTAATAGAGCCacccttaaaaataatgaaatcctacCCTTATAAATTCTGTAGAGGAGATAAAATTTGGAGTCTGATTCCTTAAAATTAATCAGGCTTGGGGAAACCTTGGGTTTTCTACGT
The DNA window shown above is from Lynx canadensis isolate LIC74 chromosome X, mLynCan4.pri.v2, whole genome shotgun sequence and carries:
- the LOC115507408 gene encoding histone H2A-Bbd type 1-like; protein product: MSGRRRRRHRRRRRRHAVSRSRRAELQFPVSRVERLLREGRYAPRLSASTPVFLTAVLEYLTANILELAGKEALDSHKMRITPEHVQRALGSNQHLRGLLENSTSPRVDGMPQVRKW